One window of Streptosporangiales bacterium genomic DNA carries:
- a CDS encoding IS630 family transposase, whose amino-acid sequence ALEKDVREWIKMWNEDPKPFVWKKTAEEILDSLARYITRISGGRH is encoded by the coding sequence GGCACTGGAGAAAGACGTCCGCGAATGGATCAAGATGTGGAACGAGGACCCGAAACCGTTCGTGTGGAAGAAGACCGCGGAGGAAATCCTCGACTCCCTCGCACGATATATCACACGAATTTCCGGCGGGCGACACTAG